CGCCCGCCGCCGCGAGCCCCCTCGATAGCTCCGCCTCGTCCGCCTCGCTCGCCTCCCGAAGCGTCAGGGCCGCGTCGGTCCAGGCGTCCGCGATCGCGGCCGTCTCCTCGGTCACGTGCTCGCCGTATGGGTGCCCGACGGTCCGGAGGAAGTCGCGCTGGAGGCCGCGGAACGCCCCGCCGCCCGTGCCGCGCCGCTCGACGTTCTGGTAGGCGAAGCGCGTCGTCCAGGCGGGATCGGGGAGCGCGGTCCACCCCGGGAGGTCGGCGGCGAGCGCCCGGACGCCGTCGAGTCCGTGGACGCCGAACGCGCCCACGTCGTGGACCGCGTCGCGCGGGTCGAGCATGTAGCGCGCCGTCGCCTCCGTGGCGGTCGCGACGGCCTCCTCGACGGGCACCCGGATCTCGGGGTCAGTCACGACGAGATAACGGTTGCGAGTCGGGTAACTCAGGTCGGGCGGGACGGTCATCGCCGCCCGCAGGGACTCGACGGGCACGCGCTGCGGTTCCGGAAATTCGCTGTCGGAGAGGACGACGTACTCCGTCCCGCTCCCGTGGCTCCCTCCGTCACCCTCCTCGCTCCCGTGGCCCCCTCCGTCTCCCTCGCTCCCGTCACCCTCGTCTTCCGCCCCCTCCTCCTCTCTCTCGCGCTCGTACTCACGCCCGTATCCCACGACGAGCAGCGCGTGCGGCGAGAAGTGCGTGTCCGTCCCGAAGTAGTCGAGGTGGTAGATGTCGGCGAAGACCAGCGCGGGGTCGCCCGCATCCACGCGCGCCCGGATCTCGCCCCACGCCGTCGCCCAGTCCTCGCCCGACCGCTCCTCGTACCCGATCCCGAGGTTCTCGAAGAACGCGCGTTCGAGGTACGGCGGTCGGCCGAAGAACGCGCGGTGCGGCGGGTTCGGCAGTTCGAAGTAGGTGAACCCGAGCCCCGAGGCGAGGCCGAAGCAGGTCGGCTCGTCGAACCCCCAGCCGTAGTAGGTAGCGAGGTTGCGCAGGGACGTAGAGCCGCAGTGGCGTCCCGGCGCGTGCTCGTAGTCGGGGATGTGCATGGCCGTCCATGCGGCGTCGTCGGAGTAAGTCGTTCCGTCCGGGCGACGGACGCGGCGAGCATTCGGGCGTTCCCGGCGACCGCTCGCCCGTACGCTACGCCCCCTCGCCGTCCTCGATCTCCTTCAGCTGCTCGGCCTCGGTGAAGACGTACTTCCCGATCAGGAGGCTGCTGGTCATGCTCGTCAGGCCGCCCGCGCCGAAGATCATCGCCATGATGACGAACTGGTAGAGGGCGGCGTAGATCGGGTTCTCCCCGCCGAGGATCATCCCGGCCATGATCCCCGGGATCCACACCCATCCCAGGCTCTTCAGCGAGTCGACGACGGGGATGAGCGACGCCCGGACGCCCGTCTCGACGTGCCGGGAGATTACGGCGGCGGGCGGCGCGCCGAGGGCGAGGCCCGCCTCGATCTCGGCGCGGTTGGACGCGATCTCGCCCTTGAACCGATCGAGCGCGAGCGAGTTGATCTGCATCGCGTTCGCGATGATCATGCTCCCGACGGGCACGAGGTTGCGGACCGTCGCCTCGATCGCGCCCGCGAGCGTCATCGTCACGATCACCAGCCCCGAGCCGAGGGCGATCGCGACGAAGGAGACGCGGACCACGCCGGGGAGCCCCTCGCCGCGCTCCTTCGAGATCCACGTCGCCCCGCCCATCATGAACAGCAGGACGAGGCCGCTCCAGACGAGGTCGACGGTCAGCAGGATCCCGACGATCGACCCCATCGCGACGATCTGCACCAGTCCCCGGGCCAGCGCGACGCCGAGTTCGCGCTCCAGCGCGAGCCCGCGGAATCGCGAGATCCCGACGACGATCGCCGCGAGCGCGCCCGCGGCGGCGACCTGCGCCACCCCGGTGAGGAGCACGGGATCGGAGAGCTGTTCGAGGAGCCGCTCGACGACCGCCTGCATCACGGGAGCACCTCCTCGACCGGGCCGACCCGCTCGAGGCGTCCCGCCCGCAGCACCATGGCGTGGTCGCCCATCCGTCGCGCCTGGTCCTCGTCGTGGGTGACCATCACGACGGTGAGGTCGAGGTCGGCGATCAGCTCCGAGAGGAGCGATTCGACGCGCGCTTCGGCCGCCGAGTCGAGGTGGGAGGTCGGCTCGTCGAGCAACAGGACGTCCGGGTCGTTCAGCAGGGTGCGGGCGATCGCGACCCGCTGTTTCTCGCCGCCCGAGAGGTCCTCGACGTCGCGGTCGCAGTACCCGGCGAGGCCGAGGCGCTCGAGGAGTTCCTCGACGTGCGCTTCGTCTATCGGGTCGCCTCGAAGCCGCGGGCCGCGGGCGACGTTCTCGAACACCGTGCCGGGGACGAGCGCGGGGTCCTGCGGGACGAGGCCGACCCGCCTGCGGAGGTCCCGTGGCGGGATCGCCCGGTAGTCCTCGCCCTCGATCAGCACCGTCCCCTCGGTCGGCTCGTCGAGCCGGTCGAGCAGGCGGAGGAACGACGACTTCCCGGACCCCGACGGCCCGACGACGACGAGCACCGTCGACTCGGGGATCGCGACGGAGACGTCGTCGACGATGCGCTCGCCGTCGACGGTCCGCGAGAGGTTTCGCGTCTCGAGTATCGGCGTCATCTTACTACAGGTAGGACACCTGCACTGTTCACTCCGACTATCGAAAGTACTTCTCATCAAGAAACGGGCAGCCGAGGACGGTTCGAATCGAACTGTGCGTATTCGGAACACTGTTCACGTTAGGAAACGCGCGTCGTCGCTCCCGTCGGAGCGCTCACTCCGTTCGCGCTCCGGTGGTCGCTCCTCGGCCCGCTCGCTCCGCTCGCGGTACGACGAAAAGATAGAGGAGTGAGGGTGTCTATCGGAAGAACTCGATCGCCGCACCCTGCCCGAAGCCGACGCACTCGGTGGCGATGCCCGCGTTCGCGTCCCGCTGCCCCATCTCGTGGACGAGCGCGACGGGGAGGCGCGCGCCGCTCGCGCCGAGCGGGTGGCCGATGGCGATCGCGCCGCCGTTGACGTTGTACCTCTCGTCGTCGATGCCGAGTTCGCGCTGGCAGTAGAGCGTCTGGGAGGCGAACGCCTCGTTGAGTTCGACGAGGTCGTAGTCGTCGATCGTGCGGTCGGTGCGTTCGAGCAGCTTCCGGACGGCGGGGACCGGGCCGATCCCCATGACCGTCGGATCGACGCCCGCGACGCTGTTGTTGCCCACCTCGGCCATGATCTCGAGGCCGCGCTCCTCGGCGAAGGCCTCGCTCGTGACGAGCAGGCCCGCCGCGCCGTCGGAGATCTGCGAGGCGTTGCCGGGCGTGACCGTGCCGTTCGACTTGAACACCGTCGGGAGTTTCCCGAGGGCCTCGAGCGAGGTGTCGCGTCGGATTCCCTCGTCCTCCGTGACCAGTTCCTCGCCGTTGTCGATCGGGACGATCTGGTCCTCGAAGCGCCCGGAGTCGGTCGCCTCGGCGGCGCGCCGCTGGCTGCGCAGGGCGTACTCGTCCTGCGCCTCGCGGGAGATGTCGAACTCCTCTGCGACCTTCTCCGCGGTCATCCCCATCGAGAGTTCGGCGACGTTGTAGTACTCGTTCATCCGGGGGTGGACGCTCCCCGTGTTCTCGCCCATCTTCACGCGGGACATGTTCTCGACGCCGCCCGCGATGATCGCGTCGCGCTGGCCGGCGCGGATGGCGTCGGACGCGCTGATGACCGCCTGCGCGGAGGACGCACACCAGCGGTTGATCGTCGTGGCCGGGACGGACTCGCCGAGGTCCGACAGGAGCGCGATGACCCGCGCCAGGTTGTTGCCCTGCTCGCCGCGCTGCTGGGCGCACCCCCACATCAGGTCGTCCACGTCCTCGCCGGAGAGGCCCGTCTCGGCGAGTATCTCGTCGACGAGCGGGATCGAGAGGTCCTCGCTGCGGACGTCGGCGAAGACGCCGTCTTCCTTCCCCTGCGGGGTGCGGTACGCGCGGACGACGACCGGTGTCGAATCTGCCATACTCGAACGAGTGGCTTCACAGTGTTAAACTTCACCGTACGAATTGCTAACAACTGCTGACCACCGGCGAGGCGTTTGTGTCCCTCGAATCGGAACGTGGACGCTCAGACGGTCTTCGACGGTCTTATACCCCTCGCAGATCAAATAATCGGGAAATGACCGGCCCGGCGCTCGACATTGTCGAATTCATGCTCACCGCGCGTGTCTACTCCGACAACCGTGAGCTCGACCCCGGTGACCTGCCCCCGCCCTATCGGCGCGCCTTCTGGAACGCCGACGCCGAGCCAGACGAGTCGACGGGCCGGCCAGCGCCCGGCGGCATCGAACGGCCGCTCACGGTCACGGCGACGACCATCACGGAGGCGACGGGCTACGGCCACCCGTGGGACGCCATCTCCGGACTGATGTTCACCGGGAAGAAGGACTTCTCCGGGGCGATCGAGTTCACGGACCTCGGGATGGCCGAGAAGTGGTACCGCGAGCGGACCTCCGCCGAGCGGTTGCTCGACAACCCGACGCTCGCGCTCTACTTCGAGGAGGACTTCGAGGGCGTCGACTACGAGACGGCCCGCGCGCGCAACCGCCCGATCCACGCCGACCGCGTCTGGATCGACAGCCTGCTCGAACAGATGTTCGACGAGGAGGACGAGGAGATGCTCGACCTCGTCGAGGTGCGCGCGCCCGAGGAGGTCGAGATGACCCTCGACGACCTCGTGCTCACCGCCGACCAGGAGGGGGAGATCCTGAAGATCGTGAAGGCCATCGAGCACCGCGACTACCTCGCCAGCATCGGCCTGCGCGAGATCGGGAAGCTGCTGTTCGTCGGCCCGCCGGGGACCGGGAAGACGACCAGCGCCCGCGCGCTCGCCCACGACCTCGACCTGCCGTTCGTCGAGGTGAAGCTGTCGATGATCACGAGCCAGTACCTCGGCGAGACGGCGAAGAACGTCGACAAGGCCTTCGAGGTGGCCAAACGGCTCGCCCCCTGCATCTTCTTCATGGACGAGTTCGACTTCGTGGCGAAGACGCGCGCCTCTGACGAGCACGCGGCGATCAAGCGCGCCGTCAACACGCTGCTCAAGAGCATCGACGAGATCTCGCTCATCCAGGACGAGGTGCTCCTCATCGGCGCGACGAACCACCCCGACCAGCTCGACGCGGCCGCCTGGCGGCGCTTCGACGAGATCGTCAACTTCCCGAAGCCGGACCACCAGATGCGCGCCGACATCCTCCGGGTCATCACCCGGCAGATGGAGATCGTGGACTTCGACCCCGAGGCGCTGGCCGACGAGACGGAGGGGCTCACCGGCAGCGACCTCCGGCTCGTCCTCAGGGAGGCGGTCCTCGACGCGCTCACCGAGGAGCGCACGACGCTCACCCAGGGGGACCTGGAGGACGCCGTCGCCGGGTTCGAGGAGCGCGACAACCTGAAGAACATGGACATGATGAACGGCGACCCCGACGCGCTCATCGCGGGTAACGGCCACGACGCCGGCGGACGCTCCCACGATCACGATCACGATCACGATCACGACCACGACCACGACCACGCGCACGATCGCCCCGCGGACGGGGTCTGACGGATGCGCGTCACCCTCCTCGGGACGGGCGACACCACCGGCACCCCGACGGTCGGCTGCGCGTGCGATACCTGCGAGGCGGCCCGCGAGCGCGGCGTCGAGCGCTCGCGCTTCTCCGTCCACGTCGAGAACGAACGGCGCGGCGAGTCGCTGCTCGTCGACGCGAGCCCAGACTTCCGACACCAGTTTCTCACCCAGGAGACGCCGCTTCCGGACGCGGTCGTCGTCACGCACGTCCACTTCGACCACCTCGACGGCCTCGGCAACGCCTACCGCCTGCTCGGCGACCTCCCGGTCCACGCCGCGGACGAGACGGACCCGGAGACCGGCGAGAGCGTCGCCGAGACGGTCGCCTCGAAGTTCGACTACCTCGACCAGCTCGACGTGCACCCCGAGACGCCGTTCGAGCCGTTCGAGGCGTGCGGGCTCCGGGTGACGCTCGTCCCGGTTGACCACCCGCCGCTGCTGTGCTACGGCCTGGCGATCGAGGACCCCGAGACGGGCGCGAAGCTCTCGCTGTCGGGGGACACGAGCTACGGGATCCCCGACGACTCCCGCGCGGTGCTCGCCGACCCCGACCTCCTGCTCGCGGACGCGATCGTCCCCGCCCGCCTCTGCGAGTACCACCCTATCGGCGGGAGACACGAAGACGAGGAGGGGGTGTCGCGCACGTTCGGCACGAAGCACATGACCACCGAGGGGGCGCTCGCGCTCGCCGACGACCTCCGGGCGGACGAGGTGCGCCTCGTCCACGTCTCGCACTTCCCGACCCCGGAGGAGGCGTTCGGCGACCCCGCGGCGGTCGACGGCGAGCGGTACGTGCTGTAGACGATGGACTACGCGTACTACTACGAGCGTATGAACACCGAGGCCGTCGGCCGCTACGACGTGAGCCCGCTGCTCGCCGACGGGGACGTGTTCGCGAATCTCGTCGCGGACCTGCTCGACCCGCTCGCCGACGACTACACCCGCGTCGTCGGTATCGAGGCGCTCGGATTCGTCCTCGGCGGTGCCGCCGCCCGCGAGGCCGGCGTCGGCTTCGTCCCCGTTCGGAAGGGCGGGAAGCTACCGCTCCGCGACGACGAGGTGCTCCGGCGCGAGGTGACGGACTACTCCGGGGAGGGGAAGACGCTCGAACTCGCCGTGGGCGCGCTCAACGGCGATGATCGGGTGCTCGTCGTCGACGACTGGATAGAGACCGGCGCGCAGATGCGCGCAGCGTGCGATCTCGTGGAGTCGGCGGACGGCGAGATCGCGGGAGTCAGCGTCCTCCGCGCGCACCGCGACGAGCGGACGCGCGACCTCTTCGAACGGTACGACGTGTACTCGCTCGGCTGAACGGCTACGAGAACCGATCCAGCCCCGCCTGCTCGCGCCGCGCGCCAGCCGGGTCGCGCACCCACGGCGAGTGTTCGTCGCGGTGGGCGTCGAGGTCGACGTTGGGGACCGCGACGCTCCCGGCCTCGCCGCTCCCGCCTTCGCCCTCGCCCTCCGCGCAGTCGCAGGGGTTCGACGGGCCGACGACGCGCCCCTCGCGGGCGCAGTACGGGATCCCACCGACGCCCGCGATCGGTCGGTCCTCGACGTGCGGGCAATCGGGGAAGGTGACGCGCCAGCCCTTGCCGTAGGCGCGCTCGGCGAGGCGGCGGCGCAGGCGAGCCTTCTCGGCGGCGCTGACGACGCGCACCCGCGTCCGGCTCGGGCGCTCTTCCAGCACGTCGATCCCGTCCTCGGAGGCGGCGAGCGGCGTCGGCTCGCGCACCACCTCGTACGCGCCGGTCTCCCCATGGACCCGCCAGACGCCCACCGCCTCGGGGATGCGGTTGAGGTGCGCCCGCGTCACGTAGGACTCGGTGGCGAGGACGATCTCGTCCACGACGGCGAGGCTCACGTCCTTCCGGAGTTGCGTCTCCAGGTCGCCGGGTCGCCCGAGGTCTGGCTTGTTCTCGATCCCGACGAGGCGCGAGAACCAGTCGGGGTAGCGCGCGGTCTGTCTGACGTACGTGCGCCCCGAGCGCCGCTCGCGCTCGAAGAAGCCGACCTCGCAGGCGCGCTCGACGGCGCTCCGCGCGCGGTCGGGGTGACAGTCGAAGCAGTCCTTCCAGTAGCGGGCGCGCCCGGTGCCGACGTCGGCCTCGATGGCCGCGTCGGGGATGCGATCGGGCGTGATGCGCGTCCGGGCGTCGAACTCGGGGCCGGGTTCGACGAGCAGCGCGTCGAGCACGCGCCGGCCGCGCGTGCTCGTCCCGAGCTGTCGGCTGACGAGGTGCCCCCCGCTCTCCAGGCGGGCGCACAGCGCCATCTCGAACGCGAACTCGCGCACGGTCGTCGTTGGACGAGCGACGAGAAAAGTCACGCGGGCGCGGTGCTCGCGGTCGCTCTACCTACCGTCGGCGGTCGTCGCGACCGAACGTCGACGCTCGGGCCCCCCTCGACCGGGGGCGGCCGGCCGGCGGCGTCACTCCTCTCGCTCCTCCGTGACGGGGATCTCCCGGCCGTCGAGGTCGTCGCGCGACGAGCGACGGGTCAGCCCGGCCAGGTTCGTGACGAGCAGGTCGGGGAGGTGTCGCCAGCGTAGCATGGCGCGAACGTCGGGGAGCGCCGGTAAAGGCGTTTCGTAGCCGTCTGACGGTCGTTCGACGCGCGTCAGCCGTCGACTCGCCCGCGGCGCGCTACCGTGAGCGGTGCGCGCGGGAGACCCGCGCGCAGGGCGGTCGTCCGCACGTGGGCCCCCTATCCTACGCGGGGGGTTTCCTGCTCGCGGGTGCCTCCGAGGAGGCGTCGCCCGCGACCACGGTCTGGACGTACTCGATCCCCGTGCCGTACGCCCCGCTGTGCTCCTTGACGACGTCGAGCGTCGCGGCGTACGTCTCCTCGCGCGCCCAGTCGCGCTGGAACTCGAGGAGGACCTGCTGCCAGGTGACCGGGACGACGCCCGCCTGGATCATGCGTTCGACCGCCATCTCGTGGGCCTCTTTCGTGGTTCCGCCACACGCGTCGGTGACGACGTACACGTCGTAGCCGTCCGCCAGCGCGTCGAGCGCCGGGTAGCAGACGCACACCTCGGTCCACAGCCCCGCCAGCACGAGCTTCCGTCGACCGGTGGCGGTCACGGCGGCGACGAAGGCCTCGTCCTCCCAGGGGTTCATCGTCGTCCGCTCGATCGGCTCGGCGTCGGGAGCGGCGGCCGACAGCTCCGGCCAGAGGTCGCCGCTGTACGCCGGGTTGATCGACGTGAGGACGACGGGCACCTCGAACGCGCGCGCCGCCTTCGCGAGCGCGATCGTGTTGTTCTTCAGCGTCTGCCCGTCGATCGAGCCGATCCCGAACACCATCAGGGGCTGATGGTCGACGAACGCGACGGTGCAGTTGTCGGGGGCGAGGAGTTCGAGCCTCGTGTCGAGTGACGACATAGCACGTACCCGTACGCCCCCCGAACGCATAACGAAGTCGACAGTTCGGTCCGCGCGCCGACCGGTCTCGGAACGGGGCGGACGGGCGTGGGTGGCGTCGGCGGCCGGATTCACGTCCTGCCGCCCGTCGCTCTGTGGACGCGTTTCCGTCGTTCGCGCGGCGGCGATGGGTTCGGAGTCGGCGTTCGACCGGGTCGGGAGGAGGGCGAGCGAGCGAGGCGCGGTGAACCGCCAAGGTTAAATCCGCGACGCGGCGATATCACGCTATTACTTCATGACAGGGAACCACCGTCAACCGGAGGTGAATATCGGACTCGTCGGCCACGTCGACCACGGCAAGACGACGCTGGTCCAGGCGCTCAGCGGCGAGTGGACCGATCAGCACTCCGAGGAGATGAAGCGGGGTATCTCCATCCGTCTCGGCTACGCCGACGCGACGTTCCGGCAGTGCCCTGGCATGGACGCGCCGGAGTGCTACACCGTCGAGGAGACGTGTCCCGACGGGTCAGAGAGTGAGGTGCTCCGGACCGTCTCGTTCGTGGACGCCCCAGGACACGAGACGCTGATGGCGACGATGCTCTCGGGCGCGGCGATGATGGACGGTGCCGTCCTGCTCGTCGCGGCGAACGAACCCGTCCCGCAGGCCCAGACCGCGGAGCACCTGATGGCGCTCGACATCATCGGCATCGAGAACATCGTCATCGCGCAGAACAAGGTCGACCTCGTGAACGCCGATCGCGCCCGCGAGAACTACCGGGAGATCGAGGACTTCGTCGAGGGGACCGTCGCGGAGGACGCGCCGGTCGTCCCGATCTCGGCCCAGCAGGAGGTCAACATGGACCTCCTCATCCAGGCGATCGAGGAGTCCATCCCGACGCCCGAGCGCGACCCCGACGCCGACGCGCGCATGCAGGTCGCGCGCAGCTTCGACGTCAACCGGCCGGGCACCACCTTCGACGGGCTGATGGGCGGCGTCCTCGGGGGGAGCCTCACGCAGGGTCGCCTGCGCGTCGGCGACGAACTCGAGATCCGCCCCGGCCGACGGGTCGAGGAGGGCGGACAGGCGGAGTACCTGCCCGTCTCCACCTCGGTTCGGTCGCTCCAGGCGGGCGGCGAGATCGTCGACGAGGTCTCGCCCGGCGGCCTCCTCGGCGTCGGCACCGGGCTCGACCCCTCGCTGACGAAGGGCGACTCGCTGGCCGGACAGGTCGCCGGACCGCCCGGCAGCCTGCCGCCGACGTGGCACCAGTTCACGATGGAGGTCGAACTGCTCGACCGGCTCGTCGGCAGCGAGGACGACATCGAGCCGATCAACACGGGTGAGCCGCTCATGCTCACCGTCGGCACGGCGACGACGGTGGGCGCGGTCACGAGCGCCCGCGACGACGAGTGCGAGGTGAAGCTGAAGCGCCCCGTCTGCGCCGAACCCGGGGCGATCATCGCGATCAACCGGCGCGTCGGCACGCGCTGGCGGCTCATCGGAATCGGGACGCTCGCCGAGTGAGCGCGAGCGTCGAGTGAACGCCGAATGAGAGTCGCCATGGACACCAGCGCGCTGATGATGCCGGTCGAGTGCGGCGTCCGCGTCTTCGACGAACTCGACCGCCTCCTCGGGGAGTACGAGTGTATCGTCCCCCGTGCGGTGCTCCTGGAACTCGAGGGACTCGCGCGAGGGAGCGGGACGGAGGCGACCGCCGCCGCCGTCGGCCGCGACCTCGCCGAACGCTGTACGACGGTCGGAACGGACGCGACGTACGCGGACGACGCGCTCGTCGAACTCGCCGAGCTCGGGGCGTGCGACTACGTGGTCACGAACGATCGGCCCCTGCGTGACCGCCTCTCCGTCGGAGTAATCGGTATAAGGGGGCGAAACAAACTCGCAATCCACTGAACATGTACAAGAGGGTCAGACTACGCGACACGGTCGAGGTGCCCCCGCGGTTCCTCGACGACGTCTCAGAACAGCTGGTCAAGGAACTACTGCAGGACAAACTCGAGGGGCGGATGGACGAGGAGGTCGGCTCCGTCGTGAGCGTCGTCGAGGTCGTCGACATCGGCGAAGGGACCGTCCTCCCGAACCGCCCCGGCGTCTACTACGAGGCGGAGTTCTACGCGGTCACGTTCGACCCGCAGATGCAGGAGGTCATCGACGGCGAGGTCGTCGAGGTGGTCAACTTCGGCGCGTTCGTCGGGATCGGTCCCGTCGACGGCCTGCTGCACGTCTCTCAGATCTCCGACGAGTACCTCGCGTTCGACGAGGAGGGCCAGCAGCTCGCCTCACGGGAGTCGAACCAGGCGCTCGGGGTCGGCGATGCCGTCCGCGCGCGCATCGTCACCAAGAGCATCGACGAGCGCAACCCGCGGGACTCGAAGATCGGCCTGACCGCGAAGCAGCCCGGCCTCGGAAAGCACGGCTGGCTCCGCGAGAAACACGAGCAGGCCGCGGCGGGTGAGTGAGCATGGCGAAGCGACTCGTCTGTCGCGAGTGCCACCGCGTCCAGGACGCCGGCGAGGAGCAGTCCTGCGTCGTCTGCGGCTCGACCTCCCTCTCCGAGGACTGGGCGGGATACGTCATCATCGCCCACCCGGAGAAGAGCGAGATCGCCCGGGAGATGGACGTGGCGGAACCGGGCGCGTACGCGCTGAAGGTGCGCTGAACGGGCGATGCTCCGCCTCCCCGACGCGCTGCGCGCCGACCTGAAGGACCCCGTCGGGCCGATCTACACCGATCCGTCGACCCTCCTCGCCGACGCGGGCGACGGGCCGTTGATCGCCGTCGGCGACGTCGTCACCGAGCACCTGCTCCGCGAGACGGTGCCGGACGTGGCGCTCGTGGACGGACAGACGAAGCGCACGCCACTCGACGAGCGCGTGGACCTCTCGCCGTTCGACCGCGAGGTGCGCGTCGAGAACCCCGCGGCGACCCTCTCGCGGGACCTGCTCGTCGCGCTCCGGGAGGGGCTCGCGGGCGGGGAGACCGTCGCCGTCGTCGTCGACGGCGAGGAGGACCTCGCCGCCGTCCCCGCCATCGCCGTCGCCCCCCTCGGCGCGACCGTCGTCTACGGCCAGCCCGACGAGGGGATGGTCCTCGTCGTCGTGGACGAGACGGTCCGCGCCGACATGCGGGAGTTCCTCGGACGGATGGAGGGGGACGTCGTCGCGGCGGAGGCGGCGCTCGGGTTCGAGTCGTAGTTCGCACCGACGACGCCCGCCAGCGCTGGTCTCGGTGCATCGTCGCTGTCGAGCCGAAGCCGACG
The Halomarina pelagica DNA segment above includes these coding regions:
- the spt4 gene encoding transcription elongation factor subunit Spt4, producing MAKRLVCRECHRVQDAGEEQSCVVCGSTSLSEDWAGYVIIAHPEKSEIAREMDVAEPGAYALKVR
- a CDS encoding DNA-directed RNA polymerase is translated as MYKRVRLRDTVEVPPRFLDDVSEQLVKELLQDKLEGRMDEEVGSVVSVVEVVDIGEGTVLPNRPGVYYEAEFYAVTFDPQMQEVIDGEVVEVVNFGAFVGIGPVDGLLHVSQISDEYLAFDEEGQQLASRESNQALGVGDAVRARIVTKSIDERNPRDSKIGLTAKQPGLGKHGWLREKHEQAAAGE
- a CDS encoding twitching motility protein PilT: MDTSALMMPVECGVRVFDELDRLLGEYECIVPRAVLLELEGLARGSGTEATAAAVGRDLAERCTTVGTDATYADDALVELAELGACDYVVTNDRPLRDRLSVGVIGIRGRNKLAIH
- a CDS encoding GTP-dependent dephospho-CoA kinase family protein, which encodes MLRLPDALRADLKDPVGPIYTDPSTLLADAGDGPLIAVGDVVTEHLLRETVPDVALVDGQTKRTPLDERVDLSPFDREVRVENPAATLSRDLLVALREGLAGGETVAVVVDGEEDLAAVPAIAVAPLGATVVYGQPDEGMVLVVVDETVRADMREFLGRMEGDVVAAEAALGFES